Proteins encoded together in one Canis lupus familiaris isolate Mischka breed German Shepherd chromosome 25, alternate assembly UU_Cfam_GSD_1.0, whole genome shotgun sequence window:
- the GPR35 gene encoding G-protein coupled receptor 35 isoform X3: MTSRRFPTGGGAGGPSNAGRQLVRQGQTVLRCTCNLRFSLPGRPASSRTSSLSASRGSFPVSTPSCPAPRTRAAGHSPVTCRPGELLLLAAHSQPSAPGRRQQVGQRPPEGEGPGPHAGPGPPSLPREPRDPGWVAPAGSIRGVRPSVGPGEGPAARSEPQAEKGEGRLVGKGASARSAGVGSAWEEPVTRGGRSSGPAPPPPLPSVSQRARAAGEAGRQPLEEPAQGQATEAMSANGTCARPHPTWVENVDRTYTGALLVLGLLLNGLALWVLCCRMRPWTETRVYMVNLAAADLCLLCALPFFLHSLKDTTDTVSCQLSQGIYLANRYLSIGLITAIAVDRYVAVRHPLCARGLRSPRQAAAVCAALWVLVGSSLVLRWALGVQEGGFCFRNPARQSAGTTLFSLLGFYPPLAVLGFCSLQVVAALAERPASGPHQAQATRRATRMVWANLAVFVLCFLPFHVVLTVYAAAGRPTPALCYALYVTGKLSDANCCLDAIGYYFVAKEFQEATLLASVPVAKAHRTQDSLSVTLA; encoded by the exons ATGACGTCCAGGCGTTtccccacgggggggggggcgggggggccgtcAAACGCGGGGAGGCAGCTCGTCCGACAGGGACAAACCGTGTTGCGGTGCACTTGTAATCTGCGGTTCTCCCTTCCTGGGCGCCCAGCATCCTCTCGGACCtccagcctctctgcctctcGTGGCTCCTTTCCTGTCTCTACCCCTTCGTGTCCTGCTCCACGAACGAGGGCTGCCGGACATTCCCCCGTGACTTGCAGACCGGGTGAGCTGCTGCTCTTGGCCGCACATTCTCAGCCTTCAGCCCCAGGACGCCGGCAGCAGGTGGGGCAGCGGCCcccggagggggaggggccgggtCCCCACGCTGGCCCAGGcccgccctccctgccccgcGAGCCCAGGGACCCAGGCTGGGTGGCGCCCGCTGGCAGCATCCGAGGCGTGAGACCAAGCGTGGGACCTGGCGAGGGGCCAGCCGCCCGCAGCGAGCCTCAggcggagaaaggggaaggacGCCTGGTGGGCAAAGGAGCAAGTGCGCGGTCGGCAGGAGTGGGAAGTGCCTGGGAGGAACCTGTGACCCGTGGTGGCCGGAGCAGTGGCCCAGCGCCCCCACCGCCCCTGCCCAGCGTGTCCCAGAGGGCCCGGGCCGCAGGGGAGGCTGGACGGCAGCCCCTCGAGGAGCCAGCCCAGGGACAGG CCACCGAGGCCATGAGCGCTAACGGCACCTGCGCCCGCCCGCACCCGACCTGGGTGGAGAACGTGGACAGGACGTACACGGGCGCGCTGCTggtgctggggctgctgctcAACGGCCTGGCGCTCTGGGTGCTCTGCTGCCGGATGCGGCCCTGGACGGAGACCCGCGTCTACATGGTCAACCTGGCGGCGGCCGACCTGTGCCTGCTGTGCGCCCTGCCCTTCTTCCTGCACTCCCTCAAGGACACCACGGACACGGTGTCCTGCCAGCTGTCCCAGGGCATCTACCTGGCCAACAGGTACCTGAGCATCGGCCTCATCACCGCCATCGCCGTGGACCGCTACGTGGCCGTGCGGCACCCGCTGTGCGCCCGAGGGCTCCGCTCCCCGCGCCAGGCCGCAGCCGTGTGCGCGGCGCTCTGGGTGCTGGTGGGCAGCTCGCTGGTGCTTCGCTGGGCCCTGGGGGTGCAGGAGGGCGGCTTCTGCTTCCGGAACCCCGCCCGGCAGAGCGCCGGCACCACGCTCTTCTCGCTGCTGGGCTTCTACCCGCCGCTGGCCGTGCTGGGCTTCTGCTCGCTGCAGGTGGTCGCCGCGCTGGCCGAGCGCCCGGCCTCCGGGCCGCACCAGGCGCAAGCCACCCGGAGGGCCACCCGCATGGTCTGGGCGAACCTGGCCGTGTTCGTGCTCTGCTTCCTGCCCTTCCACGTGGTGCTGACCGTCTACGCGGCCGCCGGCCGGCCCACGCCCGCCCTCTGCTACGCCCTGTACGTCACGGGCAAGCTCTCGGATGCCAACTGCTGTCTGGACGCCATCGGCTACTACTTCGTGGCCAAGGAGTTCCAGGAGGCTACTTTGTTGGCCTCGGTGCCCGTTGCCAAGGCCCACAGGACCCAGGACTCTCTCAGCGTCACCCTCGCCTAG
- the GPR35 gene encoding G-protein coupled receptor 35 isoform X1 has protein sequence MSANGTCARPHPTWVENVDRTYTGALLVLGLLLNGLALWVLCCRMRPWTETRVYMVNLAAADLCLLCALPFFLHSLKDTTDTVSCQLSQGIYLANRYLSIGLITAIAVDRYVAVRHPLCARGLRSPRQAAAVCAALWVLVGSSLVLRWALGVQEGGFCFRNPARQSAGTTLFSLLGFYPPLAVLGFCSLQVVAALAERPASGPHQAQATRRATRMVWANLAVFVLCFLPFHVVLTVYAAAGRPTPALCYALYVTGKLSDANCCLDAIGYYFVAKEFQEATLLASVPVAKAHRTQDSLSVTLA, from the coding sequence ATGAGCGCTAACGGCACCTGCGCCCGCCCGCACCCGACCTGGGTGGAGAACGTGGACAGGACGTACACGGGCGCGCTGCTggtgctggggctgctgctcAACGGCCTGGCGCTCTGGGTGCTCTGCTGCCGGATGCGGCCCTGGACGGAGACCCGCGTCTACATGGTCAACCTGGCGGCGGCCGACCTGTGCCTGCTGTGCGCCCTGCCCTTCTTCCTGCACTCCCTCAAGGACACCACGGACACGGTGTCCTGCCAGCTGTCCCAGGGCATCTACCTGGCCAACAGGTACCTGAGCATCGGCCTCATCACCGCCATCGCCGTGGACCGCTACGTGGCCGTGCGGCACCCGCTGTGCGCCCGAGGGCTCCGCTCCCCGCGCCAGGCCGCAGCCGTGTGCGCGGCGCTCTGGGTGCTGGTGGGCAGCTCGCTGGTGCTTCGCTGGGCCCTGGGGGTGCAGGAGGGCGGCTTCTGCTTCCGGAACCCCGCCCGGCAGAGCGCCGGCACCACGCTCTTCTCGCTGCTGGGCTTCTACCCGCCGCTGGCCGTGCTGGGCTTCTGCTCGCTGCAGGTGGTCGCCGCGCTGGCCGAGCGCCCGGCCTCCGGGCCGCACCAGGCGCAAGCCACCCGGAGGGCCACCCGCATGGTCTGGGCGAACCTGGCCGTGTTCGTGCTCTGCTTCCTGCCCTTCCACGTGGTGCTGACCGTCTACGCGGCCGCCGGCCGGCCCACGCCCGCCCTCTGCTACGCCCTGTACGTCACGGGCAAGCTCTCGGATGCCAACTGCTGTCTGGACGCCATCGGCTACTACTTCGTGGCCAAGGAGTTCCAGGAGGCTACTTTGTTGGCCTCGGTGCCCGTTGCCAAGGCCCACAGGACCCAGGACTCTCTCAGCGTCACCCTCGCCTAG
- the AQP12B gene encoding aquaporin-12B isoform X2: MAGLNVSLSFFFATFALCQVARRASKALLPAGAYASFAREAVGAAQLGACCLELRMLAELGPWAGGFGRDVLLTLVFLLFLAHGATCDGAWANPTVSLQELLLAEASLPGALLQLAAQGLGVQAACALTRLCWAWELSDLHLLQSLMDAHCSSALRTSVPHGALVEAACAFAFHLTLLRFRNSLPVYRVPAVALLVTVMAYAAGPLTSAFFNPTLATWVTFRCSGHTVLEYAQVYWLGPLAGGLWGREFMSGGEARSWGEAPRPLHWSPRLRSRTHTPGACSPRTWCR; the protein is encoded by the exons ATGGCCGGCCTGAACGTGTCCCTGTCCTTCTTCTTCGCCACCTTCGCCCTGTGCCAGGTGGCCCGGAGGGCGTCCAAGGCCCTGCTCCCCGCGGGCGCCTACGCCAGCTTCGCGCGGGAGGCGGTGGGCGCGGCCCAGCTGGGGGCCTGCTGCCTGGAGCTGCGGATGCTGGCGGAGCTGGGCCCCTGGGCGGGGGGCTTCGGCCGCGACGTGCTGCTGACCCtcgtcttcctcctcttcctggcccACGGGGCGACCTGCGACGGGGCCTGGGCCAACCCCACCGTGTCTCTGCAGGAGCTCCTCCTGGCCGAGGCCTCTCTGCCCGGCGCGCTGCTGCAGCTGGCGGCCCAGGGGCTGGGCGTGCAGGCGGCCTGCGCCCTCACGCGGCTCTGCTGGGCCTGGGAGCTCAGTGACCTGCACCTGCTCCAGAGCCTCATGGACGCCCACTGCAGCTCCGCCCTGCGCACCTCCGTGCCCCACGGCGCGCTGGTGGAAGCTGCCTGCGCCTTCGCCTTCCACCTGACCCTCCTCCGCTTCCGGAACAGTCTTCCTGTCTACAGGGTGCCCGCCGTGGCCCTGCTGGTCACTGTCATGGCCTACGCAG CTGGGCCTCTCACGTCCGCCTTCTTCAACCCCACACTGGCCACCTGGGTCACCTTCCGCTGCTCGGGCCACACGGTGCTGGAGTACGCGCAGGTGTACTGGCTGGGGCCTCTCGCAG GTGGCCTGTGGGGCCGTGAATTCATGTCTGGAGGGGAGGCCCGGTCCTGGGGAGAGGCCCCCCGGCCCCTGCACTGGTCTCCCAGGCTCCGTAGCCGCACCCACACCCCAGGGGCCTGCAGCCCTCGCACCTGGTGCAGGTGA
- the AQP12B gene encoding aquaporin-12B isoform X1: MAGLNVSLSFFFATFALCQVARRASKALLPAGAYASFAREAVGAAQLGACCLELRMLAELGPWAGGFGRDVLLTLVFLLFLAHGATCDGAWANPTVSLQELLLAEASLPGALLQLAAQGLGVQAACALTRLCWAWELSDLHLLQSLMDAHCSSALRTSVPHGALVEAACAFAFHLTLLRFRNSLPVYRVPAVALLVTVMAYAAGPLTSAFFNPTLATWVTFRCSGHTVLEYAQVYWLGPLAGMVLAVLLYHGRLPRLFRRNLLYSQRSKYRTPRRKPAPGPGATQTPAEGRSSREPGAEGAQTRTPLSPKTSCQ; encoded by the exons ATGGCCGGCCTGAACGTGTCCCTGTCCTTCTTCTTCGCCACCTTCGCCCTGTGCCAGGTGGCCCGGAGGGCGTCCAAGGCCCTGCTCCCCGCGGGCGCCTACGCCAGCTTCGCGCGGGAGGCGGTGGGCGCGGCCCAGCTGGGGGCCTGCTGCCTGGAGCTGCGGATGCTGGCGGAGCTGGGCCCCTGGGCGGGGGGCTTCGGCCGCGACGTGCTGCTGACCCtcgtcttcctcctcttcctggcccACGGGGCGACCTGCGACGGGGCCTGGGCCAACCCCACCGTGTCTCTGCAGGAGCTCCTCCTGGCCGAGGCCTCTCTGCCCGGCGCGCTGCTGCAGCTGGCGGCCCAGGGGCTGGGCGTGCAGGCGGCCTGCGCCCTCACGCGGCTCTGCTGGGCCTGGGAGCTCAGTGACCTGCACCTGCTCCAGAGCCTCATGGACGCCCACTGCAGCTCCGCCCTGCGCACCTCCGTGCCCCACGGCGCGCTGGTGGAAGCTGCCTGCGCCTTCGCCTTCCACCTGACCCTCCTCCGCTTCCGGAACAGTCTTCCTGTCTACAGGGTGCCCGCCGTGGCCCTGCTGGTCACTGTCATGGCCTACGCAG CTGGGCCTCTCACGTCCGCCTTCTTCAACCCCACACTGGCCACCTGGGTCACCTTCCGCTGCTCGGGCCACACGGTGCTGGAGTACGCGCAGGTGTACTGGCTGGGGCCTCTCGCAG GCATGGTGCTGGCTGTCCTGCTGTACCACGGCCGCCTTCCTCGCCTCTTCCGGAGGAACCTGCTGTACAGCCAGAGGAGCAAGTACCGAACCCCGAGAAGGAAGCCGGCCCCGGGGCCgggagccacccagacgcctGCAGAGGGGCGCAGCAGCCGGGAGCCCGGAGCCGAGGGGGCCCAGACCCGCACCCCGCTCTCCCCCAAAACCAGTTGTCAATAA